From the Bacillota bacterium genome, the window CAGTCTCCCTGCCCTACATCAAGAAAATCTACCTGCACCTGCGCTGCAGCGCTGACCTGAGTAAGTATCAGCAGCAAGGTGATGATGACAAGAATTCTGCGCCGCACTTGGTTCAACGTCTCTTCATCCTTTCTTCAGCAAAACTTCAGCTTGATCTGCGCAGCTTAAGTTTGACCAAATCCCGCGCAAGCTCCCGGTAAGCAAGAGCTCCGGGCACCTGCACTTTGTGCTCAAAAATCGGCATCTGCTCCCGGGCGCTTTCAGCAAACCGAATGCTGCGGTCAACTTGATAAGGGAAAATGTAGATATCTTTAAACTTCTCTTTGAGAATGCTGATTACTTCTTTGGCATGCTTAGTGCGGGTATCAAACATGGTCGGCAGAAGGCCGGCAATCTCCAAGGAGCTGTTGAGCTGCCCCCGAATTTTAGCCACCAGCTTAAGCAGAGCCATGGTGCCTCTCACGCTGAGAAACTCACAGGAAACCGGAATAATGACCTGATCAGCAGCGGCCAAAGCGTTCATGGTAAGGATGCCCAGCGAGGGCATGCTGTCAATGATAATAAAATCATAGCGGCTTCTGACCTGGTTCATCACCCTTGTTAAGCGCCGCTCCCGCGCGGGTGCATTTAAAAGCTGCATTTCCGCCAGAGCTAAATCAATATTAGCCGGCAGCAGCTCAACACCGTACTTGGTGGTGAGGATCAGATCATGCACCGGGATATCCCGGACCAAACAGTTGAAAATTGTCTGCTCCAGCTCATCTGGTTCAAATCCAGCATGATAAGTTAAGCCTGCCTGGGGATCAAGATCAACAAGCAAGACCCGCTGACCGATATCCGTTAAAGCCACACCAAGGTTAAATGTAGAAGTGGTTTTCCCTACGCCGCCTTTTTGATTGGCCATTACAAAGATTTCGCCCACACCGCTTCCTCCCCGAACGGCAGATTTTACAATTCTACTTCGTGATCAGCGGCGAATT encodes:
- a CDS encoding ParA family protein; this translates as MGEIFVMANQKGGVGKTTSTFNLGVALTDIGQRVLLVDLDPQAGLTYHAGFEPDELEQTIFNCLVRDIPVHDLILTTKYGVELLPANIDLALAEMQLLNAPARERRLTRVMNQVRSRYDFIIIDSMPSLGILTMNALAAADQVIIPVSCEFLSVRGTMALLKLVAKIRGQLNSSLEIAGLLPTMFDTRTKHAKEVISILKEKFKDIYIFPYQVDRSIRFAESAREQMPIFEHKVQVPGALAYRELARDLVKLKLRRSS